One Candidatus Bathyarchaeia archaeon genomic window carries:
- a CDS encoding energy-coupling factor transporter transmembrane component T produces MKIYGGLKFKRVSSPLHNLDPRVKFLLAATIFLGAMIFDRLLPLTIIFMSTVPVVIVGKLLREWVRVLRSITVFSAVIFTAHLLSNLSIHGYIITSETLETSAVMALKFIIIVGSFSIFLTSTSPDDFSVALQKIRIPFELCFAFTMAVRFVPLLAMETQFILDAQRARGLELDRGRFISRVKNYVPVLFPLVANSIRRSWELAEVMEARGYGLSRRRTSLYELKFKNMDYLVSGLAIFAMVTLTYVKFTVPMLTSQ; encoded by the coding sequence ATGAAGATTTATGGAGGTTTAAAGTTTAAGAGGGTTTCCTCACCTCTCCACAATCTTGATCCTAGAGTGAAATTTCTTCTGGCCGCCACAATATTTTTAGGCGCTATGATCTTTGATAGGTTGCTACCTCTTACCATAATTTTTATGTCCACCGTTCCGGTCGTGATCGTTGGGAAATTATTAAGGGAGTGGGTTAGAGTGTTGAGGAGCATTACCGTTTTCAGCGCGGTAATCTTTACGGCGCATCTTCTCTCTAACCTTTCCATTCATGGTTATATCATTACGAGCGAGACTTTGGAGACTTCAGCTGTTATGGCTCTCAAATTCATTATCATAGTAGGGTCTTTCTCTATCTTCCTCACCTCTACTTCGCCAGATGACTTCAGCGTAGCCTTACAAAAAATTCGGATTCCCTTCGAACTTTGCTTTGCCTTCACTATGGCGGTAAGATTTGTACCGTTGTTGGCAATGGAAACTCAATTTATCTTAGATGCTCAACGGGCACGGGGCCTAGAACTTGACAGAGGCAGATTCATCTCTCGGGTAAAAAACTATGTTCCCGTACTGTTCCCATTGGTAGCAAATTCGATTAGAAGGAGTTGGGAGCTTGCGGAGGTTATGGAGGCTAGAGGCTATGGGCTGAGTAGGCGTCGAACAAGCCTCTATGAGTTGAAGTTTAAAAATATGGATTACCTCGTTTCAGGGTTGGCGATATTCGCCATGGTTACTCTGACTTATGTGAAATTTACAGTCCCGATGCTCACTTCCCAGTGA
- a CDS encoding ABC transporter ATP-binding protein gives MTIKAENVSFSYPPNIPALRGISLEIANGEFVALMGENGAGKTTLIKHFNGLLKPSSGRVLIDGVETTRRSVAELSREVGIVFQNPNHQLFCDDVESEISFALKNFGFDPPTIKRRVDWVLELLGIEKHRHTSPILLSEGEKKRVALACVLAWDPKCLVVDEPTLGQDYSHKKRLLELLKTLNRDGRTVIIVTHDVEFAVRCQCRVCLMTAGRLIADGAADEILTDAALVKKAALLLPQVTEVFQSLIDLGFPPNIVGIQEARDFITRKILESHRG, from the coding sequence TTGACGATCAAGGCAGAGAATGTTTCTTTCTCTTATCCACCTAACATACCCGCACTAAGAGGAATTTCACTAGAGATCGCCAATGGTGAATTCGTAGCTCTGATGGGTGAGAATGGTGCGGGTAAGACGACGCTTATAAAGCATTTTAACGGGCTTCTTAAGCCTTCGAGTGGAAGAGTCTTAATTGACGGCGTAGAGACAACTAGGCGTTCCGTTGCTGAGCTTTCAAGAGAGGTGGGCATAGTGTTCCAAAACCCGAATCACCAGCTCTTCTGTGATGATGTAGAGAGCGAGATTTCATTTGCTTTGAAAAATTTCGGATTCGACCCCCCTACTATCAAAAGGAGGGTCGATTGGGTTTTAGAGCTCCTCGGCATCGAGAAGCATAGACATACATCCCCAATTCTTCTCAGCGAAGGAGAGAAGAAGAGAGTAGCTCTAGCCTGTGTTCTAGCCTGGGATCCAAAATGTTTAGTGGTGGATGAACCTACCCTAGGGCAGGACTATAGCCATAAGAAGAGGCTACTTGAACTTCTCAAAACACTGAACCGTGACGGTAGAACCGTCATAATCGTTACCCATGACGTTGAGTTTGCCGTGAGGTGCCAATGTAGAGTTTGCTTAATGACAGCGGGTAGGCTAATAGCCGATGGAGCCGCAGACGAGATACTAACAGATGCGGCCCTCGTGAAAAAAGCAGCTTTACTCCTACCCCAAGTTACTGAGGTGTTCCAGTCACTCATAGATTTAGGCTTCCCGCCCAACATTGTAGGGATCCAAGAGGCTAGAGATTTTATCACTCGAAAAATCTTGGAGAGCCATCGAGGTTGA
- a CDS encoding ABC transporter ATP-binding protein, giving the protein MIEIRDLTYTYPRAESPAISHINLRIEEGEFVILTGPSGCGKTTLCRCLNGLIPNFYGGVINGSVSIAGLDTSAHRTNELSQHVGFVFQNPENQLFSLSAERDVAFGLENLATPRDEIRRRVDWALQVLGISNLRERSPQELSGGEQQKVALACVIAMKPKIMILDEPTSHLDPLSAKSILEVIGRLNREQRITVILVEQRLDLVAKYATRILVMLDGRIKSDGAPRTVLARSLKELECLDIPKFTRLHCILAQEKILTLPVSLSAEELSRKLRGALS; this is encoded by the coding sequence ATGATAGAGATCAGAGACTTAACTTATACGTACCCTAGAGCTGAAAGCCCCGCCATCTCCCACATTAACTTGAGGATTGAGGAAGGAGAGTTTGTCATCTTAACAGGTCCCAGCGGCTGTGGCAAAACAACTCTTTGCAGATGTCTAAACGGGCTGATCCCCAACTTCTATGGAGGAGTAATTAATGGTTCGGTGAGTATTGCTGGCTTAGATACCTCAGCCCACCGCACAAATGAGTTATCCCAACACGTAGGATTCGTCTTCCAGAACCCGGAAAACCAGCTTTTCTCACTCTCCGCTGAGAGAGATGTAGCATTTGGACTTGAGAACCTAGCTACCCCGCGGGATGAGATTAGACGCAGGGTAGATTGGGCACTACAAGTGTTAGGCATTTCAAATCTTCGAGAGAGATCACCTCAGGAGCTTTCGGGTGGGGAGCAGCAGAAAGTTGCACTGGCATGCGTTATTGCCATGAAACCTAAAATAATGATCCTAGATGAGCCCACATCGCATCTCGATCCACTATCTGCTAAAAGTATCTTGGAGGTCATAGGAAGACTAAATCGAGAGCAAAGAATCACAGTCATATTGGTTGAACAACGCCTAGACTTGGTGGCCAAATATGCCACAAGGATTCTAGTGATGCTAGATGGAAGAATAAAGTCAGATGGGGCCCCCAGAACAGTCCTAGCTCGGAGTTTAAAGGAGCTTGAATGCTTGGATATACCGAAATTTACGAGACTCCACTGCATCCTCGCCCAAGAGAAAATCCTCACCCTTCCAGTTTCCTTATCCGCAGAAGAGCTTTCAAGAAAGCTGAGAGGCGCCCTAAGTTGA
- a CDS encoding biotin transporter BioY, giving the protein MRLTALDITLTSLFAALTAIGAYIFIPLPFSPVPITMQTLFVYLSGACLGSRRGALSQLTYILLGAVGLPIFSGGKAGVGVIFGPTGGYLAGFVVGAYIIGKLVEARDRSSGLSISIASMLVGSAFVYLLGVLQLSWWLKLEVGVATMIGVLPFLPGDIVKIILASLISLKIRRIFPSLLPIQAHRV; this is encoded by the coding sequence ATGAGACTTACAGCGTTAGACATAACTCTAACCTCCCTTTTTGCTGCCCTCACGGCCATAGGTGCCTACATATTCATACCCCTGCCTTTTAGCCCTGTACCTATCACCATGCAGACCTTATTCGTATACCTCTCAGGTGCCTGCCTCGGAAGCCGGCGAGGCGCCTTGAGTCAGCTGACTTATATTCTCCTAGGCGCCGTAGGGCTACCTATCTTCTCTGGTGGAAAAGCTGGCGTAGGCGTCATATTTGGCCCGACAGGCGGCTATCTGGCAGGCTTTGTGGTTGGCGCATATATTATTGGTAAGTTAGTTGAGGCAAGAGACCGCAGCTCTGGTCTCTCAATATCTATCGCCTCAATGTTGGTTGGCTCAGCATTTGTATACCTGTTAGGGGTTCTGCAACTTTCGTGGTGGTTGAAGCTGGAGGTGGGTGTAGCTACTATGATAGGGGTTCTACCTTTCCTGCCGGGTGACATCGTGAAGATCATTCTAGCCTCTTTGATATCGCTAAAGATTAGAAGAATCTTCCCGAGTCTTCTACCCATACAAGCTCATCGGGTTTAA
- a CDS encoding biotin--[acetyl-CoA-carboxylase] ligase — protein MAEVLENIIKTLKEKKDDYTSGEELAKQLNISRVAVWKYIQKLKSEGYHIKSVPNKGYCLLGNSDLLLPWEIKAKLQTSLIGHEIHYFKEVNSTQDIAKRLASEGAREGTIVVAERQTNGRGRMGRDWFSPSGGVWLSIILRPRFNPRIQGLTLLAGVAVARAIKRLYNLEAKLKWPNDVILNGKKVCGILAEVNAEMDLINYLVIGIGVNVNVDLSSEKRLRETATSIKEVIGKESSRVDFLQILLEEFEHLYRLFAVEGFGSILNEWRGRSETLGALVSVTSVDEEFEGLALNVDGEGFLIVKLRDGSLKRVVAGDVRIMKA, from the coding sequence ATGGCTGAAGTGCTGGAAAATATAATTAAAACGCTTAAGGAGAAAAAAGATGATTATACTTCTGGTGAAGAGTTAGCGAAACAGCTCAACATTTCTAGAGTAGCTGTCTGGAAGTATATCCAGAAACTGAAGAGTGAAGGGTATCACATAAAGTCGGTACCGAATAAAGGGTACTGTCTGCTGGGCAACTCAGACCTATTGTTGCCGTGGGAGATCAAAGCTAAGCTACAAACAAGCTTAATAGGACATGAGATCCACTACTTCAAGGAGGTCAACTCCACACAAGATATAGCGAAGAGGCTAGCGAGTGAGGGTGCAAGAGAGGGGACTATAGTTGTTGCTGAGAGGCAGACCAACGGCCGGGGGCGTATGGGTCGAGATTGGTTCTCACCATCGGGGGGCGTATGGTTATCCATAATATTAAGGCCACGTTTTAATCCCCGCATCCAAGGGCTCACTTTATTGGCGGGTGTAGCCGTAGCCAGAGCTATTAAACGGCTCTACAATTTGGAGGCAAAGTTGAAGTGGCCCAACGACGTGATACTTAACGGCAAGAAGGTTTGCGGCATACTCGCTGAGGTCAATGCTGAGATGGATTTGATCAATTACCTAGTTATCGGCATCGGTGTGAATGTAAACGTTGACCTATCTTCTGAAAAGAGACTACGTGAAACTGCCACCTCGATTAAAGAGGTAATAGGAAAGGAGTCCTCTAGAGTAGATTTCCTGCAAATACTGCTGGAAGAGTTCGAGCATTTATATAGGCTGTTCGCCGTAGAAGGGTTCGGATCGATTCTAAATGAGTGGAGAGGGCGCTCGGAAACTCTTGGAGCTTTGGTTAGCGTTACCTCTGTCGATGAAGAGTTCGAGGGGCTGGCTTTAAATGTGGACGGTGAAGGGTTTCTAATCGTTAAGCTTAGAGACGGCTCTTTGAAGCGTGTAGTCGCTGGAGACGTGCGCATTATGAAGGCTTAG
- a CDS encoding carboxyltransferase domain-containing protein — protein MNSAVFSEAIIDRLAGTAYRPEVVYRLAGDRYILVEYGEMKLNLEYTFRVYALDQEIKKRKINGLIETAPGVRSLLIHYDSLKLPTQELIAQLKEAEEKIPYLKELMIPSRFINLPIAIHDKWTKEAIRRYMETVRADAPNLPDNVEFVAKCNGLKGVEEVKEYISATQHLVIGLGDVYPGAPCAVPLDPRYRLVVPKYNPARMWTPEGAVGIGGAYICIYSIESPGGYQLIGRSVQIWDAEQKHPAFREAPWLLRPFDRIQFTPVTESELEEIRRQISDGIYRFKINPYEVFNVKGYFDFLDSIREEADAFRKRQQEASKDIII, from the coding sequence ATGAACTCAGCAGTATTCTCCGAAGCTATAATTGATCGGCTTGCCGGAACAGCTTATAGGCCAGAGGTCGTCTATCGGCTTGCGGGTGATCGCTATATACTTGTGGAGTATGGCGAGATGAAACTTAACTTAGAGTATACTTTCCGAGTATATGCTCTGGATCAAGAAATTAAAAAAAGGAAAATCAATGGGTTAATCGAAACTGCGCCAGGGGTTCGCTCACTACTTATACACTACGACAGCCTTAAACTGCCTACGCAAGAACTTATCGCACAGTTAAAGGAGGCAGAGGAGAAGATCCCGTACCTTAAAGAACTCATGATACCCTCCCGCTTCATAAATCTTCCTATAGCTATCCATGACAAGTGGACAAAGGAGGCTATACGCAGATATATGGAGACGGTAAGGGCTGATGCGCCAAACCTACCAGATAATGTAGAGTTTGTGGCAAAATGTAACGGGCTAAAAGGCGTGGAGGAGGTCAAGGAGTACATATCTGCAACTCAGCATCTCGTGATCGGTCTGGGCGACGTTTACCCTGGCGCACCCTGTGCAGTGCCACTTGACCCCCGTTATAGGCTGGTTGTTCCCAAATACAACCCCGCCAGGATGTGGACCCCTGAGGGGGCTGTTGGGATAGGCGGAGCATACATCTGTATATATTCGATTGAGTCACCGGGCGGGTATCAGCTGATCGGCCGTAGTGTCCAGATATGGGACGCCGAGCAGAAGCACCCAGCATTCAGAGAAGCTCCTTGGTTACTGAGACCGTTTGACAGGATACAGTTTACGCCTGTAACTGAAAGCGAGCTAGAGGAGATTCGGCGGCAGATTTCGGATGGGATCTATAGATTCAAGATAAATCCCTACGAGGTTTTTAATGTTAAAGGGTATTTCGACTTCTTGGATTCTATCCGCGAGGAAGCTGACGCGTTCAGAAAGAGGCAGCAGGAGGCAAGCAAAGATATAATCATATAA
- a CDS encoding 5-oxoprolinase/urea amidolyase family protein, translating to MFEVIEGGIQTTVQDYPGRIGYWNIGIPPSGPMDPLAFRLANLLVGNFQGEAGLEITAVGPKLRFLEDAVVAVTGPKLRLEVDGELIPMWESVKVKRESILSIGLIKEYGFRAYLAIAGGIDVPIFLGSKSTMTPPRPPFLPYGHLGGFEGRPLKRGDVLKTSRPNKLLAELVGRKLKASAMPTYQRVWEIGAIPGPHADPDFLTPEDMKMFFNYDWKVHRNSNRLGYRLSGPKPRWARNDGGEAGRHPSNIHDCAYAIGTVNMTGDMPIILTVDGPSLGGFVSNATIVSAELWKVGQAVPGVDIMRFRKLTLEEAVKLRKEQEKLIATSISG from the coding sequence ATGTTCGAGGTTATAGAAGGTGGAATTCAAACTACTGTTCAAGATTATCCGGGCAGAATAGGTTACTGGAACATCGGTATTCCCCCTTCTGGACCTATGGATCCCTTAGCCTTCAGGCTGGCTAACTTATTGGTTGGCAACTTCCAAGGTGAGGCAGGACTTGAGATCACTGCTGTTGGGCCGAAGCTCAGATTCCTGGAAGATGCTGTCGTAGCTGTGACTGGACCGAAACTTAGACTTGAGGTTGATGGAGAGCTCATCCCCATGTGGGAGTCAGTAAAGGTGAAAAGGGAGTCAATATTGTCCATAGGCTTGATAAAGGAGTATGGTTTCAGGGCATACTTAGCTATCGCTGGTGGGATAGATGTCCCTATTTTTCTAGGCAGTAAGTCCACTATGACACCACCAAGACCGCCATTTCTACCTTATGGCCATTTAGGCGGATTTGAGGGGAGACCCCTGAAGAGGGGTGACGTCCTCAAAACTAGCAGGCCAAACAAGCTGTTAGCTGAACTTGTTGGGAGGAAGTTAAAAGCTAGCGCTATGCCAACTTATCAGAGGGTGTGGGAGATCGGGGCTATCCCTGGTCCTCATGCCGACCCAGACTTTCTTACACCTGAGGACATGAAGATGTTCTTCAATTACGACTGGAAAGTACATCGAAACTCGAATAGATTAGGATACAGGCTTAGCGGTCCAAAGCCCCGATGGGCTCGGAATGATGGGGGTGAGGCTGGGAGGCATCCTTCAAACATACATGACTGCGCCTATGCTATAGGCACCGTAAATATGACAGGCGATATGCCTATAATTCTAACCGTTGACGGGCCTAGCCTTGGAGGGTTCGTCTCCAACGCCACAATCGTCAGCGCCGAACTCTGGAAGGTTGGGCAAGCTGTGCCTGGCGTTGACATTATGAGGTTTAGGAAGCTTACCCTAGAGGAAGCTGTGAAGCTTAGAAAGGAGCAGGAAAAATTGATAGCTACATCCATTAGCGGCTAG
- a CDS encoding sodium ion-translocating decarboxylase subunit beta — translation MRGFLEEILAFLTTTGYANLTVGHVIMIAFALALIYLGVAKKYEPLLLVPIGFGCALANVPLGGMSDTHGLLYNIRHFLIDTEVLPILIFIGVGAMTDFGPMLARPLHALLLGAAGQLGIFLVFLACLLIGYTPAEAAGIGIIGSADGPTIIYANTKLAPHLLGPVAASGYLYMAMVPIIQPPLVYALTTAKERAAYMPPMIRKVSKLEKIIFTIVLVVVASMLVPAATPLIGAIAVGNLFRESGVTERLARTSENELMNICTILVGLGVGGTLTAEVFLKPPVLLIFALGVAGFAGGTVGGLLLGKLFYVISKGKYNPVIGVASVSAVPMTARVSQVIVSKANSRCYVLMHAMGPNIAGVIASALVAGYFITLLAP, via the coding sequence TTGAGGGGATTTCTTGAAGAGATACTAGCCTTCCTAACTACCACTGGCTACGCCAACCTCACAGTAGGGCATGTTATAATGATAGCCTTCGCCTTGGCTCTCATCTACTTGGGTGTAGCCAAAAAATATGAGCCGCTTCTCCTAGTTCCCATAGGGTTCGGCTGTGCTCTAGCAAATGTACCTCTTGGAGGCATGTCGGATACTCACGGGCTTCTTTACAACATCCGTCACTTCCTCATCGATACAGAGGTTTTGCCTATCCTCATCTTTATCGGTGTAGGTGCTATGACCGACTTCGGGCCCATGCTGGCAAGACCGCTTCACGCCCTACTTCTGGGAGCAGCAGGTCAACTTGGCATTTTCCTAGTCTTCCTCGCATGCCTTTTAATAGGTTACACTCCAGCTGAGGCGGCTGGTATAGGTATCATCGGCTCAGCTGACGGGCCGACTATCATATACGCGAATACGAAACTAGCACCGCACCTCCTCGGCCCCGTTGCTGCGAGTGGTTACCTCTATATGGCAATGGTTCCGATAATACAACCACCTTTGGTATATGCTTTAACAACAGCGAAGGAGCGCGCGGCCTATATGCCGCCCATGATTAGGAAGGTTTCAAAGCTTGAAAAGATCATCTTTACAATCGTTTTGGTGGTTGTTGCGTCCATGCTCGTTCCTGCAGCGACTCCGCTGATAGGTGCCATAGCGGTAGGTAACCTCTTCAGGGAAAGTGGTGTTACTGAAAGGCTTGCCCGCACCTCGGAGAATGAATTAATGAATATATGCACTATACTGGTAGGTTTGGGTGTTGGTGGGACTCTCACAGCTGAGGTCTTTCTCAAGCCTCCAGTACTCCTGATCTTCGCCCTAGGTGTTGCAGGGTTTGCCGGCGGAACCGTCGGCGGGCTACTGTTAGGTAAGCTCTTCTACGTAATCTCAAAGGGAAAATATAATCCAGTCATCGGTGTCGCCTCAGTCTCAGCCGTGCCAATGACGGCTAGAGTCAGCCAAGTTATCGTCAGTAAGGCAAATAGCCGGTGCTATGTGTTGATGCATGCTATGGGTCCAAATATAGCGGGCGTGATAGCTTCAGCCCTCGTGGCGGGTTACTTTATAACCCTCTTAGCGCCCTAA
- a CDS encoding biotin/lipoyl-containing protein, protein MQETVESPLPGKVLSVNVKIGDKVSAGAVLLTIEAMKMENEIFAPRDGVVKELKVSTGDFVEIGDPLVIIE, encoded by the coding sequence ATGCAAGAAACAGTGGAATCTCCACTTCCCGGTAAGGTCCTCTCGGTGAACGTTAAAATAGGAGATAAAGTTAGTGCAGGCGCAGTCCTACTCACAATAGAAGCTATGAAAATGGAGAACGAGATCTTTGCACCGAGAGACGGCGTTGTCAAGGAGCTTAAAGTCTCAACCGGCGACTTCGTAGAGATCGGCGACCCTCTCGTTATAATCGAGTAG
- a CDS encoding helix-turn-helix domain-containing protein, whose protein sequence is MTSSVIVNQTWELSEYLVRYGLSKRQAITYLGLLQLGAAPVKPIAEATGIPREELYRILKRLKTLGVVKENLSHPRIYHCIQPTELLNLLVKKEEERIKELRNNRQQIISKLNELKDNWIDKNNKENQPDMRIELIEGREATWSQLAWLIKHSKSSLAIVISPEILDKLLSDLLPLVRNARRRGVDVKILTEVKEKHLDSIQTISRFCPVKHLDQMTPSLLIITDNSDVASAMNIAREPLSNLDKLVVCRENVLFGCTMDLFNEMWKSATNAEVKLKEILAGEAPCVIKAGYGWEFIGDKTIGIVKNATRYIAIITSTSKGLLRLEKVVMDDLVKAKFERSVEIRILTQRDEENAEVSRKLLKIAEVRAIPPQYMYMYIKDLDEAIIGEIVHDTYDNATATGNTTWIRSDAVVTMLHRSFEALWEKAKPIDDT, encoded by the coding sequence ATGACTTCCTCTGTGATTGTTAACCAAACTTGGGAGCTCAGCGAGTACTTGGTTAGATATGGGCTTTCAAAACGGCAAGCAATAACATATCTGGGCCTATTGCAATTAGGTGCAGCGCCTGTCAAACCTATTGCCGAAGCTACCGGTATTCCGAGAGAAGAGTTATATCGCATCTTGAAGAGGCTAAAAACGCTAGGTGTGGTGAAGGAGAATTTAAGTCACCCTCGGATCTATCACTGTATACAGCCAACCGAGCTTCTTAATCTGTTAGTGAAAAAAGAGGAGGAACGTATCAAGGAGCTTAGAAACAACCGGCAACAGATTATATCAAAATTAAATGAGCTGAAAGATAATTGGATAGACAAAAACAATAAAGAAAATCAGCCCGATATGAGGATAGAGCTGATCGAAGGGCGGGAGGCGACATGGTCGCAGCTCGCATGGCTTATCAAGCATTCTAAGTCCTCCCTAGCGATAGTTATTTCGCCAGAAATACTGGACAAGCTTCTAAGCGACTTATTGCCTCTGGTTAGGAATGCGCGGAGGAGAGGTGTAGATGTAAAAATTCTAACAGAGGTTAAGGAGAAGCATCTAGATTCGATTCAAACCATTTCGAGATTCTGCCCTGTTAAACATCTCGATCAGATGACCCCCAGCTTACTAATTATAACCGATAACTCAGATGTTGCTTCCGCAATGAACATTGCAAGAGAGCCTCTTAGCAATCTAGATAAACTTGTAGTCTGCAGGGAGAATGTGTTATTTGGTTGCACAATGGACCTGTTCAACGAGATGTGGAAGAGCGCCACCAACGCGGAAGTAAAACTCAAAGAGATCCTCGCAGGGGAAGCTCCCTGTGTTATTAAGGCGGGCTACGGCTGGGAGTTCATTGGCGATAAAACTATAGGAATTGTAAAAAATGCAACCCGCTACATTGCGATCATAACTTCAACCTCGAAGGGACTACTCCGACTTGAGAAGGTGGTAATGGATGACTTGGTGAAGGCTAAATTTGAGAGGAGTGTGGAGATTCGTATTTTGACACAACGCGATGAGGAGAATGCCGAGGTTTCACGCAAGTTATTAAAAATTGCCGAGGTAAGAGCTATCCCCCCTCAATATATGTACATGTATATTAAAGATCTAGACGAAGCCATCATTGGTGAGATCGTACATGACACATATGATAATGCTACAGCCACTGGCAATACGACATGGATCAGATCAGACGCAGTTGTCACTATGCTCCACAGATCATTTGAAGCATTATGGGAAAAGGCTAAGCCGATAGATGACACTTAA
- a CDS encoding creatininase family protein — MVLPKKGKAILWDELSWKDIQQLTEKMKMAILPTASIEQHGPHLPLSVDTIDCYEVAKRVSAKTGVPVVPPLCYGSSGSHGDFPGTLSISPETMMRMIVEISGWLYKAGIRKIMILNGHMWNWGPIYCARDILREKFSDLQVRVQDWWSVTDSVLKKLVRDCPETRGWGGYIHANEAETACVLAVRPDLVEMDKAVNEGDHLTFFEYRSDRYTKSGVIGVAATKATAKFGEEILEEAATELAKLVEKGLKEELPSKTI; from the coding sequence ATGGTTCTGCCGAAGAAGGGAAAAGCGATTCTTTGGGATGAGTTGAGCTGGAAGGACATCCAGCAACTCACAGAGAAAATGAAGATGGCTATCCTGCCAACCGCATCAATAGAGCAGCATGGCCCCCATCTGCCGCTCTCCGTTGATACTATAGACTGCTACGAGGTCGCCAAAAGAGTGTCTGCTAAGACAGGCGTTCCAGTAGTTCCGCCATTATGTTATGGAAGCTCCGGAAGCCACGGTGATTTCCCAGGAACGCTATCAATCAGCCCTGAAACCATGATGAGGATGATAGTTGAGATCAGCGGCTGGCTGTACAAGGCTGGCATAAGAAAGATAATGATCCTCAACGGTCACATGTGGAATTGGGGTCCCATATATTGTGCAAGGGATATCTTGAGGGAAAAATTCTCAGACCTACAGGTAAGGGTGCAGGACTGGTGGTCTGTTACCGATTCAGTGTTAAAGAAGCTGGTTAGGGACTGCCCAGAGACTCGTGGTTGGGGGGGCTACATTCACGCAAACGAAGCTGAGACAGCCTGCGTATTGGCGGTAAGACCAGACCTGGTGGAGATGGATAAGGCTGTTAATGAAGGTGACCACCTCACTTTCTTCGAATATCGATCTGACCGGTACACGAAGAGTGGGGTCATAGGTGTAGCCGCCACAAAGGCTACAGCGAAATTTGGTGAAGAAATCTTGGAAGAAGCAGCTACAGAGCTTGCCAAATTAGTTGAGAAAGGGCTGAAAGAGGAACTACCAAGTAAAACAATCTAA